In a single window of the Atlantibacter hermannii genome:
- the yehY gene encoding ABC transporter permease, producing the protein MAIRCHNRVMLLLAILLAAALLLPFVNYAPNRLVSGEPMAVSALFPPGLYGLLFGAFWLAALSFVSGRGALIAGLISTEGLFIGLLLLVGYGATHLAQQGSTLARTSPGSGLWLMVALALLMMSDVINRLTARPLWRWLLLAQLWVVPLWLLFTGYFNDISLLKEYVNRQDVFNDAFSQHLTLLLSTLAIALLIGVPLGLVCHRYARTQPAVFSVLNVIQTVPSIALFGLLIAPLAGLVVLFPWLGRIGISGIGMAPALIALVLYALLPLVRGVVAGLAQVPENVLESARGMGMSDRQRFFKAEVPLALPVLLRSLKVVAVQTVGMAVIAALIGAGGFGALVFQGLLSSALDLVLLGVIPVIAMAVAVDGLFNLLIAALEAQRHDRI; encoded by the coding sequence TTGGCAATTCGATGTCATAACCGGGTGATGCTGCTGCTGGCGATACTGCTGGCGGCAGCGCTCCTGTTACCGTTTGTGAACTACGCGCCTAACCGCCTGGTGTCGGGCGAGCCCATGGCCGTATCCGCGCTTTTCCCGCCGGGTTTATATGGACTGCTGTTTGGCGCCTTCTGGCTGGCAGCACTCTCTTTTGTGTCGGGTCGCGGCGCGCTGATCGCCGGACTGATCAGTACCGAAGGCCTGTTTATCGGGCTTTTACTGCTGGTGGGCTATGGCGCGACGCACCTTGCACAACAGGGCAGCACGCTGGCGCGTACGTCGCCGGGCAGCGGTCTGTGGTTAATGGTGGCGCTGGCGTTGCTGATGATGAGCGATGTCATTAATCGTCTTACCGCCAGGCCGTTATGGCGTTGGCTGCTGTTGGCGCAACTGTGGGTGGTGCCGCTGTGGCTGTTGTTTACCGGCTACTTTAACGATATTTCCCTGCTTAAAGAGTACGTGAACCGTCAGGACGTTTTTAACGATGCGTTCAGTCAGCATCTGACGTTACTGCTCTCGACCCTCGCCATCGCCCTGCTGATTGGAGTGCCGCTGGGGCTGGTATGCCACCGTTACGCCCGTACCCAGCCTGCGGTATTTTCTGTGCTTAACGTGATACAGACCGTGCCGTCGATTGCACTCTTCGGGCTGCTTATCGCTCCGCTTGCCGGTTTAGTGGTGCTGTTTCCCTGGCTGGGCCGAATAGGTATTTCCGGTATCGGTATGGCGCCCGCGCTCATCGCACTGGTGCTTTACGCCCTGTTGCCGCTGGTGCGCGGCGTGGTGGCGGGCCTGGCCCAGGTGCCGGAAAACGTGCTGGAAAGCGCCCGGGGAATGGGCATGTCTGACCGGCAACGTTTCTTTAAAGCCGAAGTGCCGCTGGCGCTGCCGGTGCTGTTACGCAGCCTGAAAGTCGTGGCGGTACAAACCGTCGGAATGGCGGTTATCGCCGCCCTGATCGGCGCTGGCGGATTCGGTGCGCTGGTGTTTCAGGGTTTGCTCAGCAGCGCACTGGATCTGGTGCTGCTGGGGGTGATTCCGGTAATCGCGATGGCCGTCGCGGTGGATGGACTGTTTAACCTGCTGATTGCGGCGCTGGAGGCACAACGACATGATCGAATTTGA
- the cysA_2 gene encoding ABC transporter ATP-binding protein: MIEFDGVTKYYQGRAAVENLHLNFRKGAFSVLIGTSGSGKSTTLKMINRLVEHDEGYIRFAGEEIRNFSPEELRRRMGYAIQSIGLFPHWDVAQNIATVPQLLKWPKAQINQRVDELLALLGLDPAQFRRRYPHQLSGGQQQRVGVARALAADPEVLLMDEPFGALDPVTREALQQEMMRIHQLQGRTIILVTHDVDEALRLADHLVVMDGGVVVQQGDPLLLLSQPENDFVRDFFGRSELGVRLLSMRKVKDYLTPGQCAGEAVSLDLTLREALSLFVERRCDALPVNDISGHPCGILRFTTLLEGHRASAS, encoded by the coding sequence ATGATCGAATTTGATGGCGTCACGAAATATTACCAGGGCCGGGCGGCAGTGGAAAATCTTCATCTCAACTTCCGCAAAGGGGCCTTTTCAGTCTTAATCGGCACCTCCGGCTCCGGCAAGTCCACCACCTTGAAGATGATTAACCGGCTGGTGGAACACGACGAAGGCTACATCCGTTTTGCCGGTGAAGAGATCCGTAATTTTTCGCCGGAAGAGTTACGGCGGCGGATGGGTTACGCCATTCAGTCCATTGGCCTGTTCCCTCACTGGGATGTGGCGCAAAACATTGCGACCGTCCCGCAACTGCTGAAATGGCCGAAGGCACAAATTAATCAACGGGTGGATGAATTACTTGCGCTGCTCGGCCTTGATCCGGCGCAGTTTCGTCGGCGCTATCCGCACCAGCTTTCCGGCGGACAGCAGCAGCGCGTCGGCGTGGCGCGTGCGCTGGCGGCCGATCCGGAAGTGCTGCTCATGGACGAACCATTCGGTGCGCTCGACCCGGTTACCCGCGAGGCGTTGCAGCAGGAAATGATGCGTATCCATCAGCTTCAGGGGCGGACCATCATTCTCGTCACGCATGATGTGGATGAAGCGCTACGTCTGGCGGATCATCTGGTGGTGATGGACGGCGGCGTCGTGGTGCAACAGGGCGATCCGTTGCTGTTGCTCAGCCAGCCGGAAAACGACTTCGTGCGCGACTTCTTTGGGCGCAGCGAGCTGGGCGTGCGTCTGCTGTCGATGCGAAAAGTGAAGGATTACCTTACGCCGGGCCAGTGCGCGGGCGAGGCAGTGAGCCTGGATCTCACCCTTCGTGAAGCCCTGTCACTGTTTGTTGAGCGGCGCTGCGATGCATTGCCGGTGAATGACATAAGCGGGCATCCGTGCGGCATCCTCCGGTTCACGACCTTGCTGGAGGGACACCGTGCGTCTGCTTCGTGA
- the yehW_1 gene encoding ABC transporter permease, with the protein MRLLRDPLLWLIVLYGALLAGLPHSAGLFSWLFPQLPRPLYLQESFWALTLAHFYLVGVSSLVAIVLGIGLGIIVTRPFGLEFRALVETIAAVGQTFPPVAVLAVAVPVMGFGKEPAIIALILYGWLPVLQGTLAGIGAVPDGVKEVARGVGMSRWQILRKVELPLAAPVILAGVRTSVIINIGTAAIASTVGANTLGTPVIIGLSGFNTAYVIQGAILVALAAIIVDRAFERLQRLMTGYAR; encoded by the coding sequence GTGCGTCTGCTTCGTGATCCACTTCTCTGGCTGATAGTGCTTTATGGCGCGCTGCTGGCGGGCTTGCCTCACAGCGCCGGGCTGTTTAGCTGGCTTTTCCCGCAGCTACCCCGCCCGCTATATCTGCAGGAAAGCTTTTGGGCGCTGACCCTGGCACATTTTTATCTGGTGGGCGTCTCAAGCCTGGTCGCGATCGTGCTGGGCATTGGGCTGGGGATTATCGTGACGCGTCCGTTCGGGCTGGAATTTCGCGCGCTGGTGGAAACCATCGCGGCGGTGGGCCAGACCTTTCCGCCTGTGGCAGTGCTGGCGGTGGCGGTACCGGTGATGGGTTTCGGCAAGGAGCCCGCGATCATCGCCCTGATCCTCTACGGCTGGCTGCCGGTATTGCAGGGCACGCTGGCTGGCATCGGCGCTGTGCCTGACGGGGTAAAAGAGGTTGCGCGCGGTGTAGGGATGAGCCGCTGGCAAATACTCAGGAAAGTGGAATTGCCGCTGGCCGCCCCGGTGATTCTGGCCGGGGTACGCACATCCGTCATCATTAATATCGGGACGGCGGCGATTGCGTCCACGGTGGGTGCTAACACTCTTGGTACACCGGTGATTATCGGCCTCAGCGGTTTTAACACCGCTTACGTGATACAGGGGGCGATACTGGTGGCGCTGGCGGCGATTATCGTCGACCGCGCCTTTGAACGCTTACAGCGGCTTATGACAGGCTATGCAAGATAA
- the mlrA_1 gene encoding MerR family transcriptional regulator has protein sequence MALYTIGEVAELCDINPVTLRAWQRRYGLIKPQRTDGGHRLFNDADIDRIREIKQWVDNGVQVSKVKALLLNDAQDPGSQWYQMQETLLRLLRAGNINRVRNWVSETGRDYPAQTLIDKLFIPLRHRLQSQQPALAILLSILDGVLINYIALCLASARKKSGKDALVIGWNISDTTRLWLAGWSATQRGWRASILAHPIAQLRPELFAGQTLLVWCGDNPGAHQRAQLARWRQEGHAIIDLNAPEAI, from the coding sequence ATGGCGCTATATACCATCGGCGAGGTTGCTGAGTTATGTGACATCAATCCTGTCACACTCAGGGCATGGCAGCGGCGATACGGCCTGATTAAGCCGCAGCGTACCGATGGAGGCCATCGCTTGTTCAACGACGCTGATATTGATCGCATCCGCGAAATCAAACAGTGGGTGGATAATGGTGTTCAGGTCAGCAAAGTGAAGGCGCTGCTACTGAACGACGCCCAGGATCCGGGTTCGCAATGGTATCAAATGCAGGAAACCCTGCTGCGCCTGCTGCGCGCCGGGAATATCAACCGGGTTCGCAACTGGGTCAGCGAAACCGGCCGCGACTACCCCGCCCAGACCCTGATCGACAAGCTGTTTATTCCTCTGCGCCACCGTCTGCAAAGCCAGCAACCCGCCCTCGCCATTTTGCTCAGCATTCTTGATGGAGTATTGATCAATTACATCGCGCTGTGCCTTGCCTCCGCACGGAAAAAAAGCGGTAAAGACGCGCTGGTGATCGGCTGGAATATCAGCGATACCACCCGGCTGTGGCTGGCTGGCTGGAGTGCGACGCAGCGGGGCTGGCGAGCCAGCATTCTGGCGCACCCCATCGCGCAACTGCGTCCGGAACTATTCGCAGGCCAAACGCTACTGGTCTGGTGCGGCGATAACCCCGGTGCGCATCAGCGGGCACAACTGGCGCGGTGGCGCCAGGAAGGCCATGCGATCATTGATTTAAACGCCCCGGAAGCGATTTAA
- the metG gene encoding methionyl-tRNA synthetase, with product MTQAAKKILVTCALPYANGSIHLGHMLEHIQADVWVRYQRMRGHNVNFICADDAHGTPIMLKAQQLGITPEQMIGEMSQEHQTDFAGFNISYDNYHSTHSDENRELSELIYTRLKENGFIKNRTISQLYDPEKGMFLPDRFVKGTCPKCKSPDQYGDNCEVCGATYSPTELIEPKSVVSGATPEMRESEHFFFDLPSFSEMLQAWTRSGALQEQVANKMQEWFESGLQQWDISRDAPYFGFEIPNAPGKYFYVWLDAPIGYMGSFKNLCDKRSDLNFDDWWKKDSDAELYHFIGKDIVYFHSLFWPAMLEGSGYRKPTNLFVHGYVTVNGAKMSKSRGTFIKASTWLNHFDADSLRYYYTAKLSSRIDDIDLNLEDFVQRVNADIVNKVVNLASRNAGFIAKRFDGVLAAELADPALYKTFTDAAQSIADAWESREFGKAIREIMAMADVANRYVDEQAPWVVAKQEGRDADLQAICSMGINLFRVLMTWLKPVLPQLSERAEAFLNTELTWDAIQQPLLGHKVNTFKALYNRIEMKQVEVLVEASKEEVKAAAAPVTGELADNPIQDTISFDDFAKVDLRVALIENAEFVEGSDKLLRLTLDLGGEKRNVFSGIRSAYPDPQVLIGRLTVMVANLAPRKMRFGVSEGMVMAAGPGGKDIFLLSPDAGAKPGHQVK from the coding sequence ATGCGCGGCCACAACGTCAACTTCATCTGCGCCGACGATGCCCACGGCACGCCGATTATGCTTAAGGCCCAACAGCTTGGCATCACGCCGGAGCAGATGATTGGCGAGATGAGTCAGGAACATCAGACTGATTTTGCCGGGTTTAATATCAGCTACGATAACTACCATTCCACACACAGCGACGAAAACCGCGAGCTGTCGGAGCTGATTTACACCCGTCTGAAAGAGAACGGTTTTATTAAAAACCGCACCATCTCTCAGCTCTACGATCCGGAAAAGGGCATGTTCCTGCCGGACCGTTTCGTTAAAGGCACCTGCCCGAAATGTAAATCGCCGGATCAGTACGGCGACAACTGTGAAGTCTGCGGCGCGACCTACAGCCCGACCGAGCTGATTGAGCCGAAATCCGTGGTCTCCGGCGCGACGCCTGAGATGCGTGAATCCGAGCACTTCTTCTTCGACCTGCCGTCATTCAGCGAAATGCTGCAGGCGTGGACCCGCAGCGGCGCGCTGCAGGAGCAGGTGGCGAACAAAATGCAGGAGTGGTTTGAGTCCGGCCTGCAACAGTGGGATATCTCCCGCGATGCGCCGTACTTCGGTTTCGAAATCCCGAACGCGCCGGGCAAATATTTTTACGTCTGGCTGGATGCGCCTATCGGCTATATGGGCTCGTTCAAAAATCTATGCGACAAGCGCAGCGATTTGAACTTCGATGACTGGTGGAAAAAGGATTCCGACGCCGAGCTTTACCACTTCATCGGTAAAGACATTGTTTACTTCCACAGCCTGTTCTGGCCCGCCATGCTGGAAGGCAGCGGTTACCGCAAGCCCACCAACCTGTTCGTTCACGGCTACGTGACGGTGAACGGGGCGAAAATGTCAAAATCGCGCGGCACCTTTATCAAAGCCAGCACCTGGCTTAACCACTTCGACGCCGACAGCCTGCGCTACTACTACACCGCGAAACTCTCCTCGCGTATCGATGATATCGATCTCAACCTGGAAGATTTCGTGCAGCGCGTTAATGCCGATATTGTCAATAAAGTGGTTAACCTCGCCTCACGCAATGCAGGCTTTATCGCGAAGCGTTTCGACGGCGTGTTAGCCGCGGAACTGGCCGATCCTGCGCTGTATAAAACCTTTACCGACGCGGCGCAAAGCATCGCCGACGCATGGGAAAGCCGCGAATTTGGCAAAGCGATCCGTGAAATCATGGCGATGGCCGATGTTGCCAACCGCTACGTTGACGAGCAGGCGCCGTGGGTTGTGGCGAAACAGGAAGGTCGCGACGCCGATCTGCAGGCGATCTGCTCCATGGGCATCAACCTGTTCCGCGTCCTGATGACCTGGCTGAAGCCGGTGTTGCCGCAGTTGAGCGAGCGCGCCGAAGCCTTCCTGAATACCGAACTGACCTGGGATGCCATCCAGCAGCCGCTGCTTGGTCATAAGGTGAACACCTTTAAAGCGCTGTACAACCGTATCGAGATGAAACAGGTTGAAGTGCTGGTCGAGGCGTCGAAAGAAGAAGTGAAAGCCGCAGCCGCGCCGGTAACCGGTGAGCTGGCGGACAACCCGATTCAGGACACCATCAGCTTTGATGATTTCGCTAAAGTCGATCTGCGCGTGGCGCTGATTGAAAACGCGGAATTCGTTGAAGGCTCTGACAAGCTGTTGCGCCTGACGCTGGACCTGGGCGGCGAAAAACGTAACGTGTTCTCCGGCATCCGCTCCGCTTATCCGGATCCGCAGGTGCTGATTGGCCGCCTGACCGTAATGGTGGCGAACCTGGCACCACGTAAAATGCGCTTTGGCGTGTCGGAAGGCATGGTGATGGCAGCAGGTCCTGGCGGTAAAGATATCTTCCTGTTAAGCCCTGATGCAGGCGCTAAGCCCGGCCACCAGGTGAAGTAA